CGAGGGCGATTTCCAACTCCCCGTCGACGGGAACGACCGTAGAGCGCTTGCGCTTGTTCGACGCCGTCCGTCGCTCGCCGTTGGTCGTCTCGCCGGCCGACGGTTCGGCGGAGACGTACAGCGAGGGGCCGCGGCCGTCGAGTTGCGCCCGCTTCGAGACGTCGCCTAGCGGCGTCCCGTCCGCGAGGGACACGTCCCGACAGTCGAGATTGCAGAGTTCGCCGACGCGCATCCCCGTCTTGAGGAGCGTACACAGCACCGCGTGGTCGAGCGGATGGTGGACCCCCCGCAGGAACTCGCGCATCGCCGGGACGGATATCTCCCGGCGGGAGGGGTTCGCGTCTATCTGTTCGTCCATCTCCTCCATCACGAGCGTCATCGGATTCCCCTCGAACGCGCCCACCTGCGTCATGTACGCGTAGAACCGGTGGAGATAGGTCGCGTACGTGGCGACGGTGCTGTCCGCGGCGTCCGACCCTCGCAGCGAATGGATCCACGCCATGCAGTCGCGGTGCGACGCCCGTTCGACGCGTCGCTCTGCGCCCATCGGGTTCGCGTCGGCGTCCGCGAGGAACGCCTCGAACCGCCGCAGGACGCGCTCGTAGGCCTCTCTGGTCCGTTCGGTACGACCGTGGTACGTCATGTCTTGGAGGAAGTACGCGACGGGGTCCTCGACGGTTTCCCCGTCGGCCGTCTCAACGGCCATCGTCCCCCCCGGACGCGCCCGGCGCGAGCGAGTAACCGCCGTGCCGACCGCTGTACTGCACCCGATTCGCCGCCTGGAGGTCCTGCAGCGTCTCGTCCAGTCGGTCTTCGATGTCG
This Halogeometricum sp. S3BR5-2 DNA region includes the following protein-coding sequences:
- a CDS encoding tyrosine-type recombinase/integrase, producing MAVETADGETVEDPVAYFLQDMTYHGRTERTREAYERVLRRFEAFLADADANPMGAERRVERASHRDCMAWIHSLRGSDAADSTVATYATYLHRFYAYMTQVGAFEGNPMTLVMEEMDEQIDANPSRREISVPAMREFLRGVHHPLDHAVLCTLLKTGMRVGELCNLDCRDVSLADGTPLGDVSKRAQLDGRGPSLYVSAEPSAGETTNGERRTASNKRKRSTVVPVDGELEIALARWLAVRPDVRSPAEPLFVSTSGSWGERLTTDMVHHLVERHAAERGWHRAGGDAEENVTPHYFRHFFTTHLRDRTGDRGIVKYLRGDVGGDIIDTYTHNWGDSVRETYERHIYSLL